One region of Vibrio pelagius genomic DNA includes:
- a CDS encoding acyl carrier protein, with translation MTQANQQEVFNQVKDALIELFELDAEEITPEAHLYQDLDLDSIDAVDLVVHLQNVTGKKIKPEEFKTVRTVNDVVESVVELLKDA, from the coding sequence ATGACACAAGCAAACCAACAAGAAGTATTTAATCAGGTTAAAGATGCGCTTATCGAGCTATTCGAGCTAGATGCTGAAGAAATCACACCAGAAGCACATCTTTATCAAGATCTTGACCTTGATAGCATTGATGCTGTGGATCTGGTTGTTCACTTGCAAAATGTAACGGGCAAAAAAATCAAGCCTGAAGAGTTCAAAACAGTACGCACCGTCAATGATGTGGTTGAGTCTGTCGTTGAACTTCTCAAGGACGCATAG
- a CDS encoding AMP-binding protein, whose amino-acid sequence MNKHPRYTSLAQLFLVNRSLDSVLCFDDKSQISWQEFQNDVAKLCRLLSDASTQRTAICTQDSYFFTVAFMACALSNKQIVLPGNYQPEALSELSSEYDLLLVDESIQVVSNTNTLLLSNQLFDTQAGDTINESIDLSAIELILFTSGSSGTPKAIHKTLEQLDIEIAELSKNWQSMLTGSRVHSTVSHQHIYGLLFRILWPLCSSVPFSRFNLEYPEQIVSHADSQMVLVSSPALLKRLSEEQSAKPLVGVFSSGGPLPLAAAQQARALFGELPIEVFGSTETGGIAYRQQLDAQTPWQLFSCIQAELNPENCIKLLSPYIDRDNWYQTADECEMVSDNQFILKGRTDRIIKIEEKRISLVEVEKRLEQLSWINECAVIPFEEPNRLILASVIVLSDEGKQTLNSVGKGKFWLLLRNELRKWLEPIAIPRRFRVVEEIPLNSQGKRLSPQIEKIINTQ is encoded by the coding sequence ATGAACAAACACCCTCGCTATACTTCTCTCGCTCAGCTATTCCTGGTGAATCGATCTCTAGATTCCGTTCTCTGTTTTGATGACAAATCACAGATCAGCTGGCAAGAGTTTCAAAATGATGTAGCGAAACTTTGCCGTCTATTATCCGATGCATCGACGCAACGTACCGCTATCTGTACTCAAGACAGCTACTTTTTTACAGTCGCATTCATGGCTTGTGCTTTATCAAACAAGCAGATTGTCCTGCCCGGTAATTATCAACCGGAAGCGCTATCTGAGCTCAGTAGTGAATATGACCTGCTGTTGGTTGATGAAAGTATTCAAGTGGTGAGCAACACCAACACTCTGCTCCTATCGAACCAACTCTTTGATACTCAAGCAGGCGATACGATCAATGAGTCAATCGATCTTAGCGCAATAGAACTGATTCTATTTACTTCAGGGTCAAGCGGCACACCGAAAGCGATACACAAAACACTAGAGCAGCTTGATATTGAGATTGCCGAGCTCAGTAAAAACTGGCAATCGATGCTGACAGGCAGCCGTGTTCACAGCACAGTTTCGCATCAGCATATCTATGGTTTGCTATTTCGTATCTTATGGCCGCTCTGCTCGTCAGTACCTTTTTCTCGTTTCAATTTGGAGTATCCAGAGCAAATCGTTTCGCATGCCGACTCACAAATGGTATTGGTAAGCAGCCCAGCTCTCTTGAAGCGTCTTTCTGAAGAGCAAAGTGCGAAACCTCTGGTTGGCGTTTTTTCGTCTGGTGGTCCTCTGCCATTAGCAGCCGCCCAACAAGCTCGCGCTCTATTTGGTGAACTGCCCATCGAAGTTTTTGGCAGCACAGAAACGGGCGGAATCGCTTACCGTCAACAGCTAGATGCTCAAACCCCTTGGCAACTCTTTTCATGTATCCAAGCTGAATTAAACCCAGAGAATTGCATCAAATTACTGTCACCTTATATTGACCGAGACAACTGGTACCAAACGGCTGATGAGTGTGAAATGGTTTCTGACAACCAATTTATTCTCAAAGGTCGTACTGACCGAATCATCAAGATTGAAGAGAAACGTATCTCTCTGGTTGAAGTAGAAAAGCGCCTTGAGCAGCTGTCGTGGATTAATGAATGCGCCGTTATCCCATTTGAAGAGCCAAATCGTTTGATTCTCGCTTCTGTGATCGTGCTTTCCGATGAAGGAAAACAGACGCTTAACAGTGTCGGTAAAGGCAAGTTTTGGTTACTATTACGCAATGAGCTTAGAAAGTGGCTTGAACCGATTGCGATACCAAGGCGTTTTAGAGTAGTTGAAGAGATCCCGCTCAATAGCCAAGGCAAGCGGCTCTCACCACAAATAGAAAAAATCATAAACACGCAATAA
- a CDS encoding 3-hydroxyacyl-ACP dehydratase, producing the protein MDKRKPTILQIETQTNESTLTLKVDADLTDFKGHFKGFPILPGVTQIDWALTYAVQELGVPPHFKGMEVIKFQEPVLPDATVTLALKWDSDKQKLAFSYTSDNGNCTHSSGKMKLGEKSE; encoded by the coding sequence ATGGACAAAAGAAAGCCAACCATTTTACAGATTGAGACCCAAACAAATGAGTCGACACTCACGCTTAAGGTGGATGCCGACTTAACTGACTTTAAAGGGCACTTTAAGGGTTTTCCTATCCTGCCCGGCGTCACTCAGATTGATTGGGCACTCACCTATGCAGTCCAAGAGTTGGGCGTACCGCCTCACTTTAAAGGTATGGAAGTGATCAAGTTCCAAGAACCCGTTTTGCCCGATGCGACGGTCACATTGGCACTAAAATGGGACTCAGATAAACAAAAACTGGCGTTTAGCTACACCTCAGATAACGGCAATTGCACGCACTCTTCAGGCAAAATGAAGCTAGGAGAAAAAAGTGAATAG
- a CDS encoding outer membrane lipoprotein carrier protein LolA yields the protein MNLLSFRSLTSLATFSRVLLCCFLSLFVASHVWADSEKGEVKTLADLQTTLSHQSIIRGDFTQTRTMEMFDQPLLSQGSFLLDKANGLLWNQTTPFPVHLVLTDNKLSQRFGKQPAQVITDKENPMAFYFSHIFLSVFHGDTQKLTEQFSLNFSPSDATTSWTLSLTPKHAPMNAVFERIILQGKSDIERIELKEIRGDSTLIEFSNFNHQPQRLTDDEAQQFQL from the coding sequence ATGAATCTGCTTAGCTTTCGTTCGCTGACCTCATTAGCAACCTTCTCCCGAGTGCTGTTGTGCTGCTTTCTGAGCCTGTTCGTTGCTTCTCATGTTTGGGCTGACTCAGAAAAAGGAGAAGTAAAGACACTTGCTGATTTACAGACAACACTGAGTCACCAATCCATCATCCGTGGCGACTTCACTCAAACTCGCACGATGGAAATGTTCGATCAGCCGCTGTTATCGCAAGGCTCCTTTCTGCTTGATAAAGCCAATGGTCTATTGTGGAACCAAACCACACCTTTCCCTGTGCATTTAGTATTGACTGACAATAAGCTTAGCCAACGCTTTGGTAAACAACCTGCACAAGTGATCACTGACAAAGAGAACCCAATGGCCTTTTACTTCAGCCATATTTTTCTTTCGGTGTTTCATGGCGATACTCAAAAACTGACAGAGCAATTTTCGTTGAATTTTTCACCAAGCGACGCAACGACAAGTTGGACTCTCTCACTCACACCCAAGCATGCACCGATGAATGCTGTTTTTGAGCGCATAATTTTGCAAGGCAAGAGCGACATTGAACGCATCGAGCTCAAGGAGATCCGAGGCGATAGTACGCTCATCGAATTCTCTAACTTCAACCACCAACCGCAAAGACTTACGGATGACGAAGCACAGCAGTTCCAACTCTAA
- a CDS encoding phosphopantetheine-binding protein: METLHNELKQLIIDALNLEDMSIDEIETEAPLFGDGLGLDSIDALELGLAIKKKYNIVIDADDSNTRQHFASVANLANYITSQTNK, from the coding sequence GTGGAAACATTACATAACGAACTAAAACAGCTGATCATTGATGCTTTAAACCTTGAAGATATGAGCATTGATGAAATTGAAACTGAAGCTCCACTATTTGGTGATGGTTTAGGTCTAGACTCGATTGATGCACTTGAGCTTGGCCTGGCAATTAAGAAGAAATACAACATTGTGATTGACGCTGATGATTCAAACACACGTCAGCACTTCGCTTCTGTTGCTAATCTAGCAAACTACATCACATCGCAAACGAACAAGTAG
- a CDS encoding acyl-CoA thioesterase — protein MSDILHPLSAEVTIVTSFQDADPMGVIYHGNYFRFFEEARRVMMDKLKYNYLEMKDSGYMWPIIDTRVKYVKAIPFNHEIKVTARLTEWENRLRVDYEIHDAKTGQRMTRAHTMQVAVAIETEEMCFASPSALTEKVNHWHQHGCLSEDSPFTANKEKSCHESA, from the coding sequence ATGTCTGACATCCTTCATCCACTTTCAGCCGAGGTTACCATTGTGACCTCATTCCAAGACGCCGATCCAATGGGCGTTATCTATCATGGCAATTACTTCCGATTTTTTGAGGAAGCAAGACGCGTCATGATGGACAAGCTAAAGTACAACTACCTTGAGATGAAGGACTCAGGCTACATGTGGCCAATCATTGATACTCGAGTGAAGTATGTAAAAGCGATCCCATTCAACCATGAGATAAAAGTGACTGCGCGCCTCACTGAGTGGGAAAACCGACTGCGTGTCGACTACGAGATTCATGATGCCAAGACAGGCCAAAGAATGACCCGTGCTCACACAATGCAAGTTGCAGTGGCGATTGAAACAGAAGAGATGTGTTTTGCCTCTCCAAGCGCCCTCACCGAAAAGGTGAACCACTGGCATCAACATGGTTGCTTGAGTGAAGATAGCCCCTTTACCGCTAACAAAGAGAAGTCTTGCCATGAATCTGCTTAG
- a CDS encoding MMPL family transporter, whose amino-acid sequence MTKHSSSNSKFALTWLILVIFFSGLLIKQFAFSSAVPIETNILKLLPKNQQDPLAEQAFEQLSNSMSEQVLFLVSSESAKQAIAAAASFERGLNRDMLANDSPLFSKVQGKVSANTQNQWSDFYFQHRAQLLTEQQKQTLEHAPENQVQYVIQSLYNPFSGVTATELSLDPFLLFRDYIGEVGKTSTNFTLQEHYLTTQSAGRTHVLITATLAGSPYSLNTQEKLPLIESIEQNIEQEFGVEIAHTGVVFYADYGTKSAKSEINTIGLGSLAGVIILIWMTFRSALPLALSLISIGTGLLVALASTVVIFGQVHLFSLVFGASLIGVSIDYSFHYLTDRLVAGSRWQSDKGLKHILMAISLGLVTSLIGYLGLLIAPFPGLQQLALFSSIGLFAAYTTVVCWYPILAKRPSQDRPLPLASLLNAWLQLWSKPALRYALPTLIAAASIVALTQIQYLDDIRQLQAMPETLKAQEQTITSVSGIGNSQSMLLITAGNDQALLKSLHRLGDELDQLVSNGTLSGYRSIHQLLPTTHEQKLNYQLVSELYRNQSQPLQSGLGWASFPELPVYREITVNDFLRSPVSEPMRSLWLDPINGQQAAIVLLQDIDDSQRFEAWLNNKETQLLGIKYLNKADEISSLFSEYRVKVLELLLVALAGIGLVLGWRYGPKRAIIMLLPSIIAGAAGLGVTAAVGSSINLFNLLGLILILGIGIDYTLFFAEQKKSLGTLLAISLSGITTLLSFGLLSLSQTHAIHSFGVTVLTGIFVAWLLSPMAIGAEGNSAKRRTK is encoded by the coding sequence ATGACGAAGCACAGCAGTTCCAACTCTAAATTTGCCTTAACCTGGCTAATCCTCGTCATTTTTTTTAGCGGATTGTTAATCAAACAATTCGCTTTTTCTTCTGCAGTGCCGATTGAAACCAACATTCTGAAGTTACTTCCAAAGAATCAGCAAGATCCTTTGGCAGAGCAGGCTTTCGAGCAACTTTCTAACTCAATGAGCGAGCAGGTACTTTTTCTCGTCTCTTCCGAATCGGCTAAGCAAGCGATCGCTGCTGCCGCAAGTTTTGAACGTGGTTTAAATCGTGACATGCTTGCCAACGACTCCCCGCTGTTTTCTAAAGTTCAGGGGAAGGTCAGTGCCAACACGCAAAATCAATGGAGTGATTTCTATTTTCAGCATAGAGCTCAGCTCCTCACAGAACAGCAGAAGCAGACCTTAGAGCATGCGCCAGAGAACCAAGTTCAATACGTAATCCAGTCTCTCTATAACCCGTTTTCAGGAGTCACAGCGACAGAGCTGTCACTGGATCCATTTCTGCTGTTCCGTGATTACATTGGTGAAGTCGGCAAGACCAGCACCAACTTCACCCTGCAAGAGCACTACCTAACAACGCAGTCCGCAGGGCGCACTCATGTGTTGATCACCGCTACTTTGGCTGGTTCTCCTTACAGTCTGAATACTCAAGAGAAGCTGCCGCTCATAGAGTCGATTGAGCAAAATATCGAGCAAGAGTTCGGCGTTGAAATTGCACATACTGGCGTCGTGTTTTATGCCGACTATGGGACCAAGAGTGCTAAATCTGAAATCAATACCATTGGCCTTGGCTCCTTAGCTGGGGTCATTATTTTGATTTGGATGACATTCCGCAGCGCCCTTCCCCTCGCCTTATCATTAATCTCGATCGGCACCGGATTGTTGGTGGCATTGGCTAGCACGGTCGTGATTTTTGGCCAAGTGCACCTATTCAGCTTAGTGTTCGGCGCGAGCTTAATCGGTGTCTCTATTGATTACTCTTTCCACTATCTTACTGACCGGCTAGTTGCCGGGTCTCGCTGGCAAAGTGACAAAGGGCTAAAACATATTTTAATGGCGATAAGTCTTGGTTTAGTGACCAGCTTAATCGGTTACTTAGGGTTACTGATTGCTCCGTTCCCCGGCCTACAACAATTGGCGTTGTTTTCGTCTATTGGTCTGTTTGCGGCCTACACGACTGTAGTTTGTTGGTATCCGATATTAGCGAAGCGACCAAGTCAAGACCGACCGCTACCTCTTGCTTCCCTGCTGAACGCATGGCTCCAGCTTTGGAGCAAGCCTGCCCTGCGCTACGCCTTGCCAACGCTCATTGCTGCGGCTAGCATCGTCGCATTGACCCAAATTCAATACCTTGATGACATTCGTCAGTTGCAGGCGATGCCTGAGACATTGAAGGCGCAAGAGCAGACCATTACATCAGTATCAGGGATTGGCAATAGTCAGTCGATGCTGCTAATCACCGCAGGCAACGATCAAGCTCTGCTAAAATCACTGCATCGACTAGGCGACGAGCTGGATCAACTGGTCAGCAACGGGACGCTTTCTGGTTATCGAAGTATCCACCAGCTCCTGCCAACGACTCATGAGCAAAAGCTCAACTACCAACTCGTCAGTGAATTGTATCGCAATCAAAGCCAACCTCTACAGAGTGGACTGGGCTGGGCGAGCTTTCCTGAACTCCCTGTGTATCGAGAGATCACGGTGAACGACTTCTTACGCTCACCAGTGTCAGAACCCATGCGTTCATTGTGGCTTGACCCCATCAATGGTCAACAAGCCGCAATCGTGCTTCTCCAAGATATTGATGACTCACAGCGTTTTGAGGCGTGGTTAAACAATAAAGAGACTCAGCTTTTAGGGATTAAGTACCTCAACAAAGCGGATGAAATCTCTTCACTATTTTCTGAGTATCGCGTCAAAGTACTGGAGCTACTGCTGGTAGCACTGGCAGGTATTGGGCTGGTTCTAGGCTGGCGCTATGGCCCTAAAAGAGCCATCATCATGCTGCTGCCATCTATCATTGCGGGTGCTGCCGGGCTTGGCGTTACAGCCGCTGTAGGCTCAAGCATCAATCTCTTCAATCTACTCGGCCTAATACTGATCTTAGGTATCGGTATCGATTACACGCTATTTTTTGCCGAACAGAAGAAGTCGCTTGGCACCCTACTCGCGATATCGCTCTCCGGCATCACAACGCTTCTCTCCTTTGGGTTGCTATCCCTAAGCCAGACTCACGCTATCCATAGCTTTGGTGTCACCGTGCTCACTGGTATATTTGTGGCGTGGTTGCTCTCTCCAATGGCGATAGGAGCTGAAGGTAATTCAGCGAAAAGAAGGACAAAATAA
- a CDS encoding DUF3261 domain-containing protein has protein sequence MVLAHLKTWRYSIKIGVAFVLAATLSACSLGPQNTRQALVTIDENTQVALPKPAKLGYELTTSQLITASWGETQQQLPVQLQVNQNKVVLAGFSSWGTRILSLQYQDDTIDTQVLTGLDDTLPAPEQVLFNLMLTLWPIEAWQSSLSDIGWHIVETANQRVVYDKSNTPVIEIRYFATDNQQKVEGDIVFEHLTQGYRINIQTLSSNLTTPATKNETL, from the coding sequence ATGGTTCTAGCACACCTTAAAACATGGCGCTATTCGATAAAGATCGGAGTAGCCTTTGTGCTTGCTGCAACGTTAAGTGCTTGCTCTCTTGGTCCGCAAAATACTCGCCAAGCCTTGGTCACTATTGATGAAAACACACAAGTTGCGCTTCCTAAACCAGCAAAGCTTGGCTATGAATTGACCACAAGCCAACTGATTACGGCGAGCTGGGGTGAAACACAACAACAGCTACCGGTACAACTGCAAGTTAATCAAAACAAGGTAGTGCTCGCAGGCTTCTCCTCTTGGGGCACCCGAATTTTATCTCTTCAGTATCAAGATGATACAATCGATACGCAGGTATTAACTGGGCTCGATGACACCCTGCCAGCACCAGAGCAAGTACTGTTCAATCTCATGCTAACGCTATGGCCAATCGAGGCATGGCAAAGTTCGTTGAGCGACATAGGTTGGCACATTGTTGAAACAGCCAACCAACGTGTCGTCTACGATAAGAGCAATACACCGGTCATCGAAATCCGCTACTTTGCGACAGATAACCAACAGAAAGTAGAGGGAGACATTGTGTTTGAGCACCTCACACAGGGGTATCGTATCAATATCCAAACCCTGAGTTCAAACCTAACCACTCCAGCAACGAAGAACGAAACACTATGA
- a CDS encoding HAL/PAL/TAL family ammonia-lyase, which translates to MTKKTQNSITFGAERLTIEDVVAISQGANASMNTDPAFTSKIDRGVAFLERLLKEEGVIYGVTTGYGDSCTVAIPPNLVDELPLHLTRFHGCGLGETLTHDQARAVLATRLCSLSQGVSGVSHDLLNQIVTLINNDIAPRIPQEGSVGASGDLTPLSYLAAALIGERDVLYKGEVRPTSDVYNELGITPIKLKPKEGLALMNGTSVMTALACIAYKRAEYLSQLSTKITAMVSVGMHGNDFHFDEALFAVKPHPGQQQVAAWLRDDLQADRPPRNSDRLQDRYSLRCAPHVIGVVEDSLPWLRQMIENELNSANDNPIIDGDNERVLHGGHFYGGHIAMAMDTLKTAIANLADLLDRQMAQLMDYKFNNGLPFNLTGAQGERKPINHGFKAVQIGISAWTAEALKHTMPASVFSRSTECHNQDKVSMGTIAARDCLRVLELTEQVAAASLLAATQALELRKRANELDEHHMSDNLKQIRDQVMQEFEFVVEDRPLESDLRLFIQRIQQQHWTLY; encoded by the coding sequence ATGACGAAAAAGACTCAAAATAGCATCACATTTGGTGCAGAACGCCTAACGATCGAAGACGTTGTCGCGATCTCTCAAGGTGCTAACGCAAGCATGAACACCGACCCAGCCTTCACCTCTAAGATTGACCGAGGCGTGGCATTTCTTGAACGCCTTTTGAAAGAAGAAGGAGTCATTTATGGTGTGACGACTGGCTACGGTGATTCGTGTACCGTTGCTATCCCACCTAACTTGGTGGATGAATTACCTCTGCACCTGACTCGCTTCCACGGTTGTGGCCTTGGTGAGACACTCACTCATGATCAAGCGCGTGCGGTATTGGCGACACGCCTTTGTTCACTATCCCAAGGCGTGTCAGGGGTTAGCCATGACTTGCTCAACCAAATCGTTACTCTGATCAACAATGACATTGCACCACGCATTCCTCAAGAAGGATCTGTAGGTGCAAGCGGTGACTTAACACCACTCTCCTACCTAGCGGCTGCGCTCATTGGCGAACGCGATGTGTTGTACAAGGGTGAAGTGCGACCAACGAGCGATGTATACAACGAACTAGGCATTACACCGATTAAGCTGAAGCCAAAAGAAGGCTTAGCGCTGATGAACGGGACATCGGTCATGACGGCTCTTGCTTGTATCGCCTACAAGCGTGCTGAGTACCTATCTCAGCTATCAACTAAAATCACCGCCATGGTGTCTGTCGGCATGCACGGTAATGACTTCCACTTCGACGAAGCGCTGTTTGCAGTGAAACCTCACCCTGGCCAGCAACAGGTTGCCGCTTGGTTACGTGATGACTTGCAAGCTGATCGTCCGCCGCGCAATAGCGACCGCCTACAAGATCGCTATTCACTGCGCTGCGCACCGCACGTTATCGGTGTAGTGGAAGATTCACTGCCGTGGTTACGTCAAATGATTGAGAACGAGCTCAATAGCGCGAACGACAATCCAATCATCGACGGTGATAACGAGCGTGTACTGCATGGCGGTCACTTCTACGGTGGTCACATCGCAATGGCTATGGATACGTTAAAAACGGCAATCGCTAACCTTGCCGATCTGCTTGATCGTCAAATGGCGCAGTTGATGGATTACAAATTCAACAATGGTCTACCGTTCAACCTAACGGGTGCTCAAGGTGAGCGTAAGCCAATCAACCACGGCTTTAAAGCAGTTCAGATTGGTATCTCAGCTTGGACGGCAGAAGCGCTAAAACACACCATGCCAGCAAGTGTGTTCTCTCGCTCGACCGAATGCCATAACCAAGACAAAGTCAGCATGGGTACGATCGCCGCTCGTGATTGCTTGCGAGTGTTAGAGCTAACTGAGCAAGTTGCCGCCGCTTCACTCTTAGCAGCAACGCAAGCTCTGGAGCTACGTAAGCGTGCTAATGAGCTCGACGAGCACCACATGAGCGACAACTTGAAGCAGATCCGTGATCAAGTGATGCAAGAGTTTGAGTTTGTTGTTGAAGACCGCCCATTGGAAAGCGATCTGCGTCTGTTTATTCAGCGTATTCAACAGCAGCACTGGACACTGTATTAA